In one Ananas comosus cultivar F153 linkage group 12, ASM154086v1, whole genome shotgun sequence genomic region, the following are encoded:
- the LOC109718412 gene encoding probable E3 ubiquitin-protein ligase HIP1, protein MHSYPEIGSSSNASTTDQHNLHINPIEAQNLPGYLFPSGDSHMLYGERDSHENVNFIEGGQRMEVGGSEETDMLRFGNRNLNLNISQIDYNQPLQQNHNTENANINFFPEEGDHHSSCKRKSIDGIQGQSSTPGSSSHLHHSGDRLLLSTSPHNATGSNLHLPSSSTHPCLHPPVEESLLRNTRMRIDLSQSHISPPNPNPNPFPQVNSSSANSNNWPTTHQPSPSFIPVHDSEDSMLLANVPSSYRHPPLPSFPNLPQAVHPFPPSGTSNLRIGSSSSSLEIAGEQSTSEESSSSRQSSSTGRRNTPQNCHRLAEILRRSMTSPNGGPRERNRSVLPPRHRSFTPYVVGTHQSEAVLPDHHQPFVRSAPLINRHNDGHNGVPLSVQALAAAREERSRMLSEIRNMLEFVRRQENLRLEDVLFFDRSGFFGGADLHDRHRDMRLDVDNMSYEELLALEERIGNVSTGLSEEKIMNHLKQRKYFSLTLEPLAETEPCCICREEYVEGDELGRLDCGHDFHTACIKQWLVIKNLCPICKNTALNS, encoded by the exons ATGCATTCCTACCCGGAAATTGGGTCTAGTTCGAATGCCTCTACCACAGATCAGCACAATTTACATATCAATCCAATAGAGGCCCAAAATTTGCCAGGTTATTTATTCCCTTCTGGCGATAGTCATATGCTATATGGTGAAAGGGATAGTCATGAAAATGTGAACTTTATCGAAGGTGGACAGAGAATGGAAGTCGGAGGATCTGAAGAAACTGATATGCTTCGTTTTGGGAATAGGAATTTAAACCTTAACATTTCTCAGATTGATTATAATCAGCCTCTTCAGCAGAATCATAATACAGAAAATGCTAATATCAACTTCTTTCCGGAAGAGGGTGATCATCATTCATCTTGCAAGAGGAAGAGTATTGATGGAATTCAAGGACAGTCTTCTACTCCTGGTAGTTCAAGTCATCTTCACCACAGTGGAGATAGATTGTTGTTGTCTACTTCACCTCATAATGCTACTGGCAGTAATTTACATTTGCCTAGCTCATCAACCCACCCTTGTCTACATCCTCCGGTAGAAGAAAGCCTTCTAAGAAATACTCGAATGAGAATTGACTTGAGTCAGAGTCATATATCTcctcctaatcctaatcctaatccgtTTCCTCAAGTGAACAGTAGTTCTGCTAATAGTAATAATTGGCCTACAACCCATCAACCATCTCCTTCTTTTATTCCTGTACATGATTCAGAAGACTCCATGTTATTAGCTAATGTTCCAAGCTCATATAGGCATCCTCCTTTGCCATCTTTTCCAAATTTGCCTCAAGCTGTGCACCCGTTCCCACCGAGTGGGACTTCTAATTTAAGAATAGGAAGTTCTTCGAGTTCCTTAGAGATCGCAGGTGAGCAGTCAACTTCAGAGGAATCAAGTTCGAGCCGGCAGTCAAGCAGTACCGGAAGAAGAAACACACCTCAAAATTGCCATCGCTTAGCGGAGATTTTGCGTAGGTCCATGACTTCGCCAAATGGTGGACCCCGGGAGAGAAATCGGAGTGTTCTTCCACCACGCCATCGTTCTTTCACCCCGTATGTGGTTGGGACCCACCAATCTGAAGCTGTTCTTCCAGATCATCACCAACCGTTCGTGAGATCAGCACCGTTGATAAATAGGCATAATGATGGGCACAATGGTGTTCCCTTATCCGTGCAGGCTTTGGCGGCTGcaagagaagaaagaagcagGATGTTATCAGAG ATACGCAACATGCTAGAATTTGTCCGGAGGCAGGAAAATCTACGACTTGAG GATGTTCTTTTCTTTGATCGGTCTGGATTCTTTGGGGGTGCCGATTTGCACGACAGGCACCGAGACATGCGGCTCGACGTTGACAATATGTCTTATGAG GAACTTTTGGCATTGGAAGAACGGATAGGAAATGTAAGCACGGGACTGAGCGAGGAAAAAATTATGAACCACTTGAAGCAGCGGAAATATTTCTCCCTTACATTAGAACCATTAGCAGAAACTGAACCGTGCTGTATCTGTCGG GAAGAATATGTTGAAGGGGATGAGCTGGGGAGGTTGGATTGTGGGCATGACTTTCATACTGCATGCATCAAACAATGGCTAGTGATCAAGAACTTATGTCCCATCTGTAAAAACACTGCACTTAATagctaa